The Gordonibacter urolithinfaciens genome contains a region encoding:
- a CDS encoding ParB/RepB/Spo0J family partition protein → MAKSTKSGLGRGLNSLLGGSYEEAVPPEPAKPAPRVVIEAEELDESMKRAYSAPVSAEAPAPPLVPQDKGVSADNFIKDEDHVTIKSVVQRRTDEVPLESISPNPDQPRTNFKQEEIEELATSIQKDGLLQPILVRPVGSHKYQIIAGERRWQACRSIGMKTVPIRIKEADDDKALELALVENIQRSDLNPIEEAYGYRRMMERRNLTQSEVAQAMSKGRSTVANALRLLELPEEAQQLLFEEKITAGHARAILSIPSKEGRLKLTQKLVEEKLSVRETEAIARLLAGKKSPESAQTRQPTPKSFKTVAKALRDVLHTNVRVKTVQGKNKIEIEFKDEEELEKLFEELIASTS, encoded by the coding sequence GTGGCTAAATCGACGAAAAGCGGATTGGGACGCGGTCTGAACTCGTTGTTGGGCGGCTCTTACGAAGAAGCGGTTCCTCCGGAGCCGGCAAAACCGGCACCTCGGGTTGTTATCGAGGCAGAGGAGCTTGACGAGTCGATGAAGCGCGCGTATTCGGCTCCGGTATCTGCCGAGGCGCCGGCTCCTCCACTTGTGCCGCAGGACAAAGGCGTATCTGCAGATAATTTCATCAAGGACGAGGACCACGTGACCATTAAGAGCGTGGTGCAGCGCCGAACCGACGAAGTGCCGCTCGAATCAATATCGCCGAATCCCGACCAGCCGCGAACGAACTTCAAGCAAGAGGAAATCGAGGAGCTTGCGACCTCTATCCAAAAAGACGGTCTACTGCAACCTATTCTCGTAAGGCCGGTCGGTTCTCATAAGTACCAGATCATCGCTGGAGAGCGTCGATGGCAGGCATGTCGTTCGATCGGCATGAAAACCGTTCCTATCCGCATCAAGGAAGCGGATGATGATAAGGCGCTCGAGCTGGCTTTGGTGGAGAATATCCAGCGTTCGGACTTGAATCCCATCGAGGAGGCGTACGGTTACCGTCGAATGATGGAGCGACGCAACCTCACGCAGTCGGAAGTCGCCCAGGCAATGTCGAAAGGACGGTCGACGGTCGCCAATGCGCTGCGTCTTCTGGAATTGCCAGAAGAGGCCCAGCAATTGCTGTTCGAGGAGAAGATCACGGCAGGTCATGCGCGTGCAATCCTGTCCATCCCTTCGAAGGAAGGAAGACTGAAGCTAACCCAGAAGCTGGTGGAAGAAAAGCTTTCGGTCAGGGAAACGGAGGCAATTGCACGCCTGCTTGCCGGCAAGAAGAGCCCAGAATCGGCCCAAACGCGCCAACCGACGCCGAAATCATTTAAAACCGTGGCGAAAGCGCTTAGGGATGTCTTGCACACGAACGTCCGGGTGAAAACCGTGCAGGGCAAGAACAAGATCGAGATCGAGTTCAAGGATGAAGAGGAATTAGAGAAGCTGTTCGAGGAATTGATAGCATCGACTTCGTAA
- the rlmN gene encoding 23S rRNA (adenine(2503)-C(2))-methyltransferase RlmN yields MIKPIKTYSLEELQQLMKELGQPAFRAKQLYEWLYLHNASSYDEMTNLPRTLREQLSIDYPLFVSNVADSQTSQDGTTKYVISYHDGARVETVAIPSSDGRLTVCCSTQAGCAMGCAFCATGKEGFTRNLSAGEIVEQVLIAQTRMGKRVSNVVAMGQGEPFLNYEQTLSALRILNDERLLNIGARHITLSTCGILSGIDRLGTEPEQFTLAVSLHAAIQRTRDKIMPGVANYELGKLKTALLKYLERTNRRITLEYAMMNSVNDNENDLKALIEFCEGLLCHVNLIPLNEIEESEFSPSKIQTMNQWYLSLNKSGIETTIRHSRGSDIAGACGQLKNAVKHL; encoded by the coding sequence ATGATAAAACCCATCAAAACATATTCGCTCGAAGAACTTCAACAGCTGATGAAGGAACTCGGTCAACCGGCTTTTCGGGCAAAACAGCTTTACGAATGGCTCTACTTGCATAATGCGAGCAGCTATGACGAGATGACGAACCTTCCTCGAACTTTGCGTGAGCAACTTTCCATCGACTATCCCCTTTTCGTTTCCAATGTCGCGGATTCTCAAACTTCGCAAGATGGAACAACAAAGTATGTAATTTCTTACCATGACGGGGCACGGGTAGAGACAGTTGCCATACCTTCATCCGATGGCAGGCTCACCGTGTGCTGTTCAACGCAAGCTGGTTGTGCCATGGGATGTGCCTTCTGCGCTACGGGCAAAGAGGGCTTCACCCGCAATCTCTCGGCTGGAGAAATAGTCGAGCAGGTTTTGATCGCGCAGACGCGTATGGGAAAACGTGTATCCAATGTGGTGGCTATGGGACAAGGGGAGCCCTTCCTCAATTACGAGCAGACGCTAAGCGCCCTGCGTATTCTCAACGACGAGAGACTCCTCAATATCGGAGCGCGACACATCACGCTTTCCACCTGCGGTATCCTTTCTGGTATCGACCGCCTCGGCACCGAACCCGAACAGTTTACCCTTGCAGTGTCGCTTCATGCGGCAATTCAGCGTACGCGTGACAAGATCATGCCGGGCGTTGCAAACTATGAGCTAGGCAAGCTTAAAACGGCGCTCCTCAAATACCTCGAGCGTACGAATAGGCGCATCACCCTTGAGTATGCCATGATGAACAGCGTTAACGACAACGAAAACGACCTGAAAGCACTCATAGAGTTTTGCGAGGGATTGCTCTGCCATGTCAACCTTATTCCTTTGAACGAAATCGAAGAGTCAGAGTTTTCCCCAAGCAAGATCCAAACAATGAACCAATGGTACCTGTCCCTCAATAAGAGCGGCATAGAGACGACCATACGGCATTCGCGTGGAAGCGATATCGCTGGCGCATGCGGCCAACTGAAGAATGCTGTGAAACATCTCTAG
- a CDS encoding D-alanine--D-alanine ligase — protein sequence MVACVDPQHCHVALLVGGISGEREVSLASGEGAHQALAEAGFQVTVLDPADKEDLKKLIDGGFDVAFICLHGKYGEDGTLQGMLEMIGLPYIGSGVWSSALAMDKVKSKVFYQAAGIPTPPSVTLRSANPADIDMIVDSLGEHCVVKPATEGSALGVFIVDERKALQEVIERVRELDNEILIERYIKGKELTVAVIGNDDPRALPIIEIVPVNDFYDYEAKYKPGASQHLCPAPLSEETTKQIQEMAVKAHKVLACAGVSRSDFILDDEGKWWILETNTIPGMTGTSLLPDAARADGISFPELCTMLIEFALEKK from the coding sequence ATGGTTGCATGCGTTGACCCCCAGCATTGCCATGTTGCGCTGCTCGTTGGCGGCATCAGCGGTGAACGTGAAGTATCGCTTGCGTCGGGCGAGGGAGCACACCAGGCTTTGGCGGAGGCGGGTTTTCAAGTGACGGTACTTGATCCTGCTGACAAAGAGGACCTGAAGAAGCTCATCGATGGCGGATTCGATGTGGCATTCATCTGTCTGCACGGCAAATACGGGGAAGATGGAACGTTGCAGGGAATGCTCGAGATGATTGGACTTCCTTATATTGGTTCGGGCGTGTGGTCAAGTGCCCTTGCCATGGATAAGGTGAAATCAAAGGTCTTTTACCAAGCGGCCGGCATTCCAACACCCCCATCTGTCACATTGCGTTCTGCTAACCCTGCTGACATCGATATGATTGTAGACAGCTTGGGAGAGCACTGCGTGGTGAAACCTGCCACAGAGGGAAGCGCTTTGGGTGTTTTCATAGTCGATGAGCGAAAAGCACTTCAAGAGGTGATTGAGAGAGTTCGCGAGCTTGATAACGAGATATTGATCGAGCGCTATATAAAAGGAAAAGAATTGACCGTGGCAGTAATCGGCAACGATGATCCGCGAGCTCTTCCGATTATCGAGATCGTTCCAGTAAACGACTTCTATGATTACGAGGCAAAATACAAGCCGGGCGCTTCGCAGCATCTTTGCCCGGCCCCTCTTTCGGAAGAAACGACGAAGCAGATCCAGGAAATGGCCGTCAAAGCGCATAAGGTCCTCGCTTGTGCTGGCGTGTCTCGGTCGGACTTCATTCTGGATGACGAGGGAAAGTGGTGGATACTTGAGACGAATACCATCCCGGGTATGACGGGTACTTCGCTGCTCCCCGACGCGGCCCGCGCTGATGGGATATCGTTTCCCGAACTTTGTACGATGCTGATTGAATTCGCACTGGAGAAAAAATGA
- a CDS encoding helicase C-terminal domain-containing protein, protein MEKHSEQAHGILQTFISDGTPAAIEARYASLPAIAAESDYGDLDRNIVVLDTETTGFSFNHDELTQIAAARMEQGRIVDWFITFVNPGKPIPEDVAYLTDIHDEDVADAPLPSDALSDLVKFVGDAKIVAHNAEFDRTFTTRHPSGYPLLENTWIDSLDLARIALPRLKSHRLLDLVKAFGAPLSTHRADADVEATCSIFRILLAAVGAMPVPLVREIARMATPEQWPTQVVFDYFAGKRGDDDIICAGQTKELGKPESEAARQRFSLRALRRERVAKFDRKPKTDADAIAADPLRDLAFPSDEEITTAFAAEGLVGGLYRNFEPRAEQLAMAEAVRAAFAASENLMVEAGTGVGKSMAYLVPAALTARKNNIAVGIATKTNALLDQLVYHELPALGTALAEAGITGGNAPCDNADALGESPEGLTYAALKGFSHYPCLRKIDRLTVEGPGTRLVAGKEQSQAPALAALLSYIEQTEYDDMDGLKIDYRLLPRFAITTTSHDCLRRKCPYFGTSCFVHGARRRAESADIVVTNHSLLFCDLAADGGLLPPIRYWVVDEAHGAEAEARRAFSLALSAEDILRLTTRLSADEASRNVFLRAERRVIAPEKGEGAVLFYALTSKARAAGKVYGEAAREFTSHLKDLLFFDANKRGKAYDYVELWLNDDIRSSETFSYVASLGRVMADAAEKLVTPCQELVGYLEDVDGAADVQREIASLAMELKDQIRAVELILVQAPDGYAYAASLCRKNDKATDKLEALLLNVGEAMNETLYARTHSVVFASATLAVDEKFDAFEAALGLNTGELSHCRACKLDSSYDFDAHMTVYVASDMPEPNDPAYLERLQGLLVDVHRAQQGSMLTLFTNRREMERCFDVVQPAIKTDDLRLVCQKWGVSVKGLRDDFLADEHLSLFALKSFWEGFDAPGATLKGVVIPKLPFAKPTDPLSCERAARDDQAWRRYVLPQAVLETKQAAGRLIRKADDRGVLILADTRLVTKGYGKAFLNSLPSRTIKVCTCAEIVAELAAAADDESPA, encoded by the coding sequence ATGGAAAAGCACAGCGAGCAGGCGCATGGTATCCTGCAAACTTTTATAAGCGATGGGACGCCTGCAGCTATCGAGGCGCGTTACGCTTCGCTGCCGGCAATCGCCGCTGAAAGCGATTATGGGGATCTTGATCGCAATATCGTGGTCCTCGACACCGAGACGACCGGTTTCTCGTTCAATCACGACGAGCTGACGCAGATCGCCGCCGCCCGCATGGAGCAGGGGAGGATCGTCGACTGGTTCATCACGTTCGTGAACCCGGGGAAGCCTATTCCGGAGGATGTCGCCTATTTGACCGATATCCACGACGAGGACGTGGCGGATGCGCCACTTCCATCCGATGCCTTGTCTGATCTGGTAAAATTCGTGGGAGATGCGAAAATAGTCGCGCATAATGCCGAGTTCGACCGCACGTTCACCACCCGCCATCCCAGTGGTTATCCGCTGCTGGAGAACACGTGGATCGATTCGCTCGACCTTGCGCGCATCGCGCTTCCGCGTTTGAAATCGCATCGCCTGCTCGACTTGGTGAAGGCCTTCGGCGCGCCGCTCTCGACGCATCGGGCCGATGCCGATGTCGAGGCCACCTGCTCCATCTTCCGCATCCTCTTGGCGGCTGTCGGAGCGATGCCCGTGCCGCTCGTGCGCGAGATAGCGCGCATGGCGACGCCCGAGCAATGGCCGACCCAGGTCGTGTTCGATTATTTCGCCGGCAAAAGAGGCGATGATGATATCATATGCGCAGGTCAAACGAAAGAATTGGGAAAACCAGAATCCGAGGCAGCACGTCAGCGCTTCTCGCTGCGCGCCCTGCGCCGTGAGCGTGTGGCGAAGTTCGACCGCAAGCCGAAGACGGATGCCGATGCCATAGCAGCCGATCCCCTCCGCGATCTGGCATTCCCTTCTGACGAGGAGATCACCACCGCCTTCGCCGCCGAAGGGTTGGTGGGAGGCCTCTATCGCAACTTCGAGCCGCGTGCCGAGCAACTGGCGATGGCCGAGGCCGTGCGCGCCGCCTTCGCCGCCTCCGAGAACCTCATGGTGGAGGCCGGTACGGGCGTGGGAAAGTCTATGGCCTATTTGGTTCCGGCAGCCTTGACGGCCCGCAAGAACAATATTGCCGTGGGTATTGCGACGAAGACCAATGCCCTGCTCGACCAGCTTGTCTACCATGAGCTGCCGGCGCTGGGCACCGCGCTTGCGGAGGCGGGTATCACCGGTGGAAACGCTCCGTGCGATAATGCTGATGCCCTTGGTGAAAGCCCTGAAGGGCTCACCTATGCCGCGCTCAAGGGATTCTCCCATTACCCGTGCCTGCGGAAGATCGACCGCTTGACCGTCGAAGGGCCCGGCACGCGCCTCGTTGCCGGCAAGGAGCAGTCGCAGGCTCCCGCGCTCGCCGCGCTGCTCTCGTACATCGAGCAGACCGAGTACGACGACATGGACGGCCTGAAGATCGATTACCGCCTGCTTCCGCGTTTCGCCATCACCACGACGAGCCACGACTGCCTGCGACGCAAGTGTCCCTATTTCGGCACGTCGTGTTTCGTTCACGGCGCCCGCCGCCGCGCCGAGAGCGCGGATATCGTGGTAACGAACCATAGCCTTCTGTTCTGCGATCTGGCTGCCGACGGGGGATTGCTGCCGCCGATCCGCTACTGGGTGGTCGACGAGGCTCACGGTGCCGAGGCCGAGGCTCGCCGCGCCTTCTCGCTGGCACTTTCGGCCGAGGATATCCTGCGCCTGACCACGCGCTTATCTGCCGACGAGGCGTCGCGCAATGTGTTCCTGCGCGCCGAGCGCCGTGTGATCGCGCCGGAGAAAGGGGAGGGCGCTGTGCTGTTCTACGCCCTCACCAGCAAGGCGCGCGCCGCCGGCAAGGTCTACGGCGAAGCCGCCCGGGAGTTCACCTCCCACTTGAAGGACCTGTTGTTCTTCGATGCGAACAAGCGCGGAAAGGCCTACGACTACGTGGAGCTTTGGCTCAACGACGACATCAGGAGCAGCGAGACGTTCTCTTACGTGGCGTCGCTCGGCCGCGTGATGGCCGATGCGGCCGAGAAGCTCGTCACCCCGTGCCAGGAACTGGTGGGATACCTGGAGGACGTCGATGGCGCCGCCGACGTGCAGCGTGAGATAGCCTCCCTCGCTATGGAATTGAAAGACCAGATCAGGGCCGTCGAGCTGATTCTCGTGCAAGCGCCGGATGGCTACGCCTACGCGGCGTCGCTCTGCCGCAAGAACGACAAGGCCACCGACAAGCTGGAGGCCCTGCTGCTCAATGTGGGCGAAGCGATGAACGAGACGCTGTACGCCCGCACCCATTCCGTGGTGTTCGCCAGCGCCACGCTGGCGGTGGACGAGAAATTCGACGCCTTCGAGGCGGCCCTGGGCTTGAACACCGGCGAACTGTCGCACTGCCGCGCTTGCAAGCTGGATTCGAGCTACGACTTCGACGCGCATATGACGGTGTACGTGGCCTCGGACATGCCCGAACCGAACGACCCTGCCTACCTGGAGCGTTTGCAGGGGTTGCTCGTGGACGTGCACCGCGCGCAGCAGGGGTCGATGCTCACGCTGTTCACGAACCGCCGCGAGATGGAACGTTGCTTCGATGTGGTGCAGCCGGCGATCAAGACCGACGACCTGCGCCTCGTGTGCCAGAAGTGGGGCGTGTCGGTCAAAGGCCTGCGGGACGATTTCCTCGCGGACGAGCACTTGTCGCTGTTCGCGCTCAAGAGCTTCTGGGAAGGATTCGACGCACCGGGCGCCACGCTCAAGGGCGTCGTCATTCCGAAGCTGCCGTTCGCGAAGCCCACGGACCCGCTCTCATGCGAGCGTGCTGCACGCGACGACCAGGCATGGAGGCGTTACGTGCTGCCTCAGGCCGTGCTGGAGACGAAGCAGGCGGCCGGCCGCCTCATCCGCAAGGCGGACGATCGCGGCGTGCTCATCCTGGCGGACACGCGCCTGGTGACGAAGGGCTACGGCAAGGCGTTCCTGAACTCGCTGCCCAGCCGCACCATCAAGGTGTGCACGTGTGCCGAGATCGTGGCGGAGCTCGCAGCGGCCGCTGACGACGAGTCGCCCGCCTGA
- a CDS encoding aminopeptidase yields MPEILDHVAYLSQQIGPRPAGTEEEQQAALYITEQMQKEAGLSAVIEDFSGAGRADAPRAICCGATLVVAVLALFLSVMVIPALIVSLIALLLLVAEVLDRPVLSKTFARGVSQNVVAKYEPGYTSEAGGSRRRKIILVARYDSGKVRSELKQPFLSALPVLRWVNLGAMAAVPLLLVLRATLFLHAAGTTEIVLNVLMAIVLVLVALPVLEALAHKFAAYNEAANCNASGVSVLLDVARRVGRGRVSEAELAARAEGAAIHGEEAARAAGLVPEGVEIVYAASNVKPPELAPQSEAARLAAAKAAVAALTGKPVSGRLSTDLAENLVQVKEPPLPSPTDVDFQSQRGETREAFTTIPAETVQAALANAEAAALNGAEAAAAAAAGIPTSFPPAPAPAAEPVSSDGVPDWFKKAQEKAKKPVDNKQVHRSRYADALDAALGDNAEGPAEEPPTPPSDMEVRLQSMREGIMEVKAPQANRSDESPAGGQTETFANTVAVAMDGAAPETVPAQASATMPEVRFKSHDGADAPDTGATCAMPPIDVSELRLGDVPPMGDVPMPSFLDPAKAQAEKLEERGEVNRTANRVDVTAAPIGDSGRIELQSAQGAPSVQPAGAPVPVSPEGGEAAPASQRRPIVLPDIGVAAANLTPITELPKQRAPLAEAETSGKSAAKSLLTMLPSIEPVSDTAIPAVGDAPAVPAPQRPDLRAALPSLSGAIARPDEAAVSTAGAFVPAGATGAFAPVGDELLENVDPDDIYVDDADDSAYEGEYTETGAFAGTGYVEMPKSRAHRFLDKLRFRKRKEEEEPTPQEWLEVDETFDARTAGAARGGWESFREEQSAAPDYYEETYEDDAYVDDGEEDSYLAPLVGKSPEDTFAGVTSASPAAGFADDDFSLDDVDEYEDDAFRSDAGRRWNGGGFSRLRMGRANDVTPEELNPEDDLRAAHPDDPATPPELKEIYQFRNPDINTEVWFVALGSELAQHGGMHAFLAEHNQDLRGSIIIDIDALGAGELCMIEREGMYRKAKASSRMKRYTKKASQATGLSIGAASIMWEDSAASIAIKQGFQAMHLAGMDGAKPAFFAQGDDVLENIDEETLNNNAEFVMELLKNI; encoded by the coding sequence ATGCCGGAAATTCTAGACCACGTTGCATATTTGTCGCAGCAAATAGGCCCGCGTCCTGCCGGAACGGAAGAAGAGCAGCAGGCTGCGCTGTACATAACCGAGCAGATGCAGAAGGAAGCTGGCCTGTCGGCCGTCATCGAGGATTTCAGCGGTGCCGGAAGAGCCGACGCCCCCCGCGCGATCTGCTGTGGGGCCACTTTGGTCGTGGCCGTGCTGGCACTGTTCCTTTCCGTCATGGTTATCCCTGCTCTTATCGTGTCCCTGATCGCCTTGTTGCTGTTGGTTGCCGAGGTGCTCGACCGACCGGTGTTGTCAAAGACATTCGCGCGGGGGGTCAGCCAGAATGTCGTTGCGAAATACGAGCCCGGCTACACGTCCGAGGCAGGCGGCTCGCGGCGCCGCAAGATCATTCTCGTGGCTCGTTACGACAGCGGCAAGGTGCGCTCCGAGTTGAAGCAGCCCTTCCTTTCGGCGCTGCCCGTGCTCCGTTGGGTGAACCTCGGCGCCATGGCGGCCGTCCCGTTGCTGCTTGTTTTGCGGGCGACGCTCTTCCTCCATGCTGCCGGCACCACCGAGATAGTGCTCAACGTGCTCATGGCCATCGTGCTCGTACTCGTGGCGCTGCCGGTTCTTGAAGCGCTTGCACACAAGTTTGCGGCCTATAACGAGGCGGCGAACTGCAACGCCTCAGGCGTCTCCGTGCTGCTTGACGTGGCGCGTCGGGTGGGCCGCGGGCGGGTGAGCGAGGCCGAGCTGGCCGCGCGCGCCGAAGGGGCTGCCATCCATGGCGAGGAGGCTGCTCGTGCAGCCGGCCTCGTGCCCGAGGGAGTGGAGATCGTCTATGCGGCTTCCAACGTGAAACCTCCCGAGCTTGCTCCCCAAAGCGAGGCCGCCCGCCTGGCGGCCGCTAAGGCCGCCGTTGCCGCGCTCACGGGCAAGCCGGTAAGCGGACGCCTGTCCACCGACTTGGCCGAGAATCTTGTCCAGGTGAAGGAGCCCCCGCTGCCGAGTCCGACCGACGTGGACTTCCAGTCGCAGCGCGGCGAGACCCGCGAGGCGTTCACCACCATTCCTGCCGAGACGGTGCAGGCGGCGCTTGCGAACGCAGAGGCTGCTGCTTTGAACGGGGCCGAAGCAGCCGCAGCAGCTGCCGCGGGTATCCCGACATCCTTCCCGCCTGCTCCCGCACCGGCTGCCGAGCCCGTTTCCAGCGACGGGGTGCCTGATTGGTTCAAGAAAGCTCAGGAGAAGGCTAAGAAACCCGTCGACAACAAGCAGGTGCACCGCTCACGCTATGCCGATGCCCTTGATGCTGCCCTCGGTGACAACGCGGAAGGTCCCGCCGAGGAACCTCCGACGCCGCCGTCCGACATGGAGGTGCGCCTGCAGAGTATGCGCGAAGGCATCATGGAGGTCAAAGCGCCGCAAGCAAATCGCTCGGATGAATCTCCGGCGGGCGGGCAAACGGAAACCTTCGCGAACACCGTCGCCGTCGCGATGGACGGCGCCGCTCCCGAAACGGTTCCTGCGCAGGCTTCGGCGACCATGCCGGAGGTGCGCTTCAAATCTCATGATGGTGCGGATGCCCCTGATACGGGTGCTACGTGCGCTATGCCGCCCATCGATGTGAGCGAGCTGCGCCTTGGCGACGTGCCGCCCATGGGAGATGTGCCCATGCCCTCGTTCCTCGATCCGGCGAAGGCTCAGGCCGAGAAGCTCGAGGAGCGCGGCGAGGTGAACCGCACCGCGAATCGCGTCGACGTGACCGCCGCGCCAATCGGCGACAGCGGCCGTATCGAGCTCCAGTCGGCGCAGGGCGCCCCTTCGGTGCAGCCTGCTGGTGCACCCGTACCTGTGTCCCCTGAAGGCGGCGAAGCTGCTCCTGCTTCGCAACGTCGTCCCATCGTCCTGCCCGACATTGGCGTGGCGGCTGCCAACTTAACGCCCATCACCGAGCTGCCCAAGCAGCGTGCCCCGCTCGCCGAGGCCGAGACGTCCGGCAAGAGTGCGGCCAAGAGCCTTCTCACCATGCTGCCGTCCATCGAGCCCGTATCGGATACCGCCATCCCTGCAGTCGGCGATGCTCCTGCGGTGCCGGCTCCCCAGCGACCCGACCTGCGCGCAGCGCTTCCCTCGTTGTCCGGTGCCATCGCGCGACCCGACGAGGCTGCCGTCAGCACAGCCGGCGCATTCGTCCCGGCCGGCGCCACCGGGGCGTTCGCCCCGGTAGGCGATGAGTTGCTCGAGAACGTCGATCCCGACGACATCTACGTGGATGATGCCGACGATTCCGCCTATGAGGGCGAGTATACCGAAACGGGTGCCTTCGCAGGTACCGGTTACGTGGAAATGCCGAAGTCGCGCGCGCATCGCTTCCTCGACAAGCTGCGTTTCCGCAAGCGCAAGGAAGAAGAGGAGCCCACGCCTCAAGAATGGCTCGAAGTAGACGAAACGTTCGATGCCCGTACCGCCGGCGCAGCGCGCGGCGGTTGGGAGAGTTTCCGCGAAGAGCAAAGTGCCGCCCCGGACTACTACGAGGAGACGTACGAGGACGATGCCTACGTCGACGACGGGGAAGAGGACTCTTACCTGGCTCCCTTGGTGGGGAAGAGCCCCGAGGACACGTTCGCGGGCGTCACGAGCGCCTCTCCCGCCGCTGGTTTTGCCGATGACGATTTCTCGCTCGACGATGTGGACGAGTACGAGGATGACGCGTTCCGCTCCGATGCCGGTCGACGCTGGAACGGCGGTGGATTCTCGCGCCTGCGCATGGGCCGTGCCAACGACGTGACGCCCGAGGAGCTGAACCCCGAGGACGACCTGCGGGCCGCCCATCCGGACGACCCGGCGACACCTCCCGAACTCAAGGAGATATACCAGTTCCGCAACCCCGACATCAATACCGAGGTGTGGTTCGTCGCGTTGGGCTCCGAGCTGGCGCAGCACGGCGGCATGCATGCGTTCCTCGCCGAGCACAACCAGGATCTGCGTGGTTCCATCATCATCGATATCGACGCGTTGGGTGCGGGCGAGCTCTGCATGATCGAGCGCGAAGGAATGTATCGCAAGGCCAAGGCCTCCTCCCGCATGAAGCGCTACACGAAGAAGGCATCGCAGGCCACCGGCCTGTCAATTGGCGCCGCGTCTATCATGTGGGAGGACAGTGCGGCTTCAATTGCAATCAAGCAGGGCTTCCAAGCTATGCACCTCGCCGGCATGGATGGTGCGAAACCGGCGTTCTTCGCGCAAGGGGACGATGTTCTCGAGAACATCGACGAGGAGACGTTGAACAACAATGCGGAATTCGTTATGGAGTTGTTGAAGAATATATAA
- a CDS encoding DUF5679 domain-containing protein: MAIEAYCVKCKAKKIMQDPVESTTKNGKPITKGKCPDCGTTICRIGAAKK, from the coding sequence ATGGCTATTGAAGCGTATTGCGTGAAGTGCAAGGCCAAGAAGATCATGCAGGACCCCGTCGAGAGCACGACGAAGAACGGCAAGCCCATCACGAAGGGCAAATGCCCCGACTGCGGTACCACCATCTGCCGTATCGGCGCCGCGAAGAAGTAG
- a CDS encoding HAD family hydrolase: MIDATTPRFNTFVFDLDGTLLDTLPDLVVLTNAVLRECGFPERTSAEILSYVGNGVKALMYQAVPQDADEEAVEAAMSRWKELYPQYGYRLTKAYAGIPETVAELKRRGARLGVLSNKFDAGVQDVVGAYLPGLFAVARGESADTPRKPDPTGLLRTIEELGSTPERTAYVGDSTGDIAVSRNAGTYAVAVTWGYHGAERLRAASADLVIDDPRALLDLLG, translated from the coding sequence ATGATAGACGCAACGACGCCCCGGTTCAACACCTTCGTGTTCGACCTCGACGGCACACTGCTCGACACGCTACCCGACCTCGTGGTCCTCACGAATGCCGTGTTGCGCGAGTGCGGCTTTCCCGAGCGCACGTCCGCCGAGATCCTTAGCTATGTGGGCAACGGCGTGAAGGCGCTCATGTACCAGGCCGTTCCCCAGGATGCCGATGAGGAGGCTGTCGAGGCAGCCATGAGCCGTTGGAAAGAACTCTACCCGCAGTACGGGTATCGCCTGACCAAGGCCTATGCGGGCATTCCAGAGACGGTTGCCGAGCTCAAGCGCCGAGGCGCGCGGCTCGGCGTGCTGTCGAACAAGTTCGACGCGGGCGTCCAGGATGTCGTCGGGGCCTATCTGCCCGGCCTGTTCGCCGTGGCGCGCGGCGAGAGCGCCGATACCCCTCGCAAACCTGATCCGACAGGACTTCTGCGTACCATCGAGGAGCTGGGGTCGACGCCCGAGCGCACCGCCTACGTGGGCGACTCGACGGGCGATATAGCCGTGTCTCGCAACGCTGGCACCTATGCTGTGGCCGTCACGTGGGGTTATCACGGTGCTGAACGCCTTCGCGCGGCGTCGGCCGACCTGGTGATCGACGACCCGCGAGCGCTGCTCGACCTTTTGGGATAG
- a CDS encoding VanZ family protein has product MVRKSTAFVVASWVLVVLCAGFIFFMSSNTDTGLNDDLGLFSLVFQDLKALQAQLLGPGVDVVSSTAHFCEYAVFGALLANALRCHMPLRRACLVAVACASLYGVSDEFHQLFVPGRMCDPMDWLVDTAGAALGSGLAYLQLRRRRREGEERLGKEPLPKR; this is encoded by the coding sequence ATGGTTAGAAAATCGACGGCGTTTGTCGTGGCGAGCTGGGTGCTCGTGGTGCTCTGCGCCGGCTTCATCTTCTTCATGTCGTCTAATACGGATACCGGTTTGAACGACGATCTGGGATTGTTCTCGCTCGTCTTCCAGGATCTGAAAGCTCTGCAGGCGCAGCTGCTCGGACCCGGGGTGGACGTGGTCTCGTCGACTGCCCACTTCTGCGAGTATGCGGTTTTCGGGGCGTTGCTGGCGAATGCCCTGCGCTGCCATATGCCCCTGCGCCGTGCTTGCCTCGTGGCGGTGGCCTGCGCCAGCCTGTACGGCGTGTCCGACGAGTTTCATCAACTGTTCGTGCCGGGGCGCATGTGCGATCCGATGGATTGGCTCGTAGACACCGCCGGTGCTGCGCTGGGATCGGGGTTGGCCTACCTCCAGCTTAGGAGGAGGCGGCGGGAAGGCGAAGAACGCTTGGGCAAGGAGCCGTTGCCGAAGAGGTGA